Below is a window of Thermofilum sp. DNA.
GTAGTGAACCTTTCCTCGCTCTAGGGCTGCTGGGCGAAAGGGGGAAGATCGGAGATTACCCATCGAGAGTGCTCGTGGGGGAGCCGGTGAAGCTGCACATCTTCGTCATGAACCACCTTGGCAAGGCTGCGCTGCTGAAAGTTGTAGCGAAGCTCGGGTCTAGGGGCAGTCTCCCGACGAATTCAACCCCCCTCGAAGCTCCCCCGCTGTGGGAGTACGAGCTCGTGCTCGGCCATGGGGAGAACGCGACGATCCCCGTGCAGCTAGCGCTGGAGAAGGAGGGGGTGAACGTGGCGCTCGTCTTCGAGCTCTGGATGTACAACACGACTTCAGGCTCGTGGGTCTACACAGGCCGCTGGAACCACCTCTACATCAACGTCACGAAGGCTGGTGGAGTATGAAGGAGGGAAAACTCTGGAACCTCGTCCAGGAAAGGGCAAGGAGTAGGGGGCTGCTCAACGCTTGCCTCGACCTCTACAAGGCTTGGGCTGAGGGCGAGCTAGCTCTCGAAGATCCTTCCCCACCTCTCACTCTCCCCGAGTACCTCGTGAGGCCCGACTACAGCCTTTGGCTCTGGACTCTTCTCTCCCTCGCGACCCTCACCGCCGTGGTTGTGTGGGTCACTGAGAACGGCTTCGCCCCGCTGCTGCCGCTCCGCTACGTTCTCGGCTCGATTGCCGTGCTCTTCCTCCCCGGCTACTCGCTCGTGGAGGCGCTCTACCCGAAGGCAGGCGACCTGGAGCCCCTCGAGAGGCTGGCTCTCTCGATCGGGCTCTCGCTCGCCCTCGTCCCCCTCGTGGGCCTGGTCCTCAACTATACTCCCTTCGGGATAAGGCTCTGGCCTGTCGTGGCTTCCCTCGAGGGCCTCACCGTGGCTCTCGCGCTTACAGCGGCCTACAGGAAGCTCGTTTACCTAAGGCTCGAAGCCAGGGTGATCGCGGGTGGATAAGTGGCTGGCTGCAGCTACGGTTCTAGGAGTGTGCGGGTCAGCGCTGGCAATCTTCTCCTACTTTGTTCTCGGCAGCATTCCTCTCTCAGCTCTGGGGATCGGGGCTGTCGTCACCGCTGCTTCCCTCGCTCTAACCCCGTGCGAAGCGCCGTACCGCGAGGCAGTTCACTCCATGCTTGAAGCGTACGTGGCGAACATCTCGAGAGTGCTCGAAGAGCTTGCCGCACAGCCTGGAGCAGTCTACACGCCTGACGGAGTCATCGCGGTCCCGCTTAAGCAGCCCTCCAGCTTTCCCGGCAAACCCGACGCGAGCAGGCTGCTCTGGAGGAGCCCCCGAGGCCACTTCCTCATCCTCTCATCCCCAACCTACACTGTCGAGCAGGGCGCCGACCTCGAGGCAGCCCTGGAGCTGGTTTTAGTCGACACGCTGGGCATCTGCGACGCGGTGAGGGTGTCCTCGAGGGAGGGTTCAGCGCTAGTGGAGCTCGTCGGGGTGAAGAGGGCAGCTGAGCCCACTCGCTTCGAGCAGGTGCTAGGCCCCCTACCGGCCCACGTAGCTGCCACTGTAGCAGCCCGGGCTACAGGCTCGCCGGTGAGGATAGAGCAGTGGGAGAGGAGGAGGGGGAATCTCACCTTGAGGCTCTCGGTGGTGGGCGAGGGTGATCAGGAAGGATAAGCTCTTCAACGCTCTTCTACCCGGGCTCTACAGCGTGTCTGTCGCCGCTCTAGCGGCCCTGGGGGAGAGGAGGCTTGACGCCTACTTTTCGATCCTCGTCCTAGAGTACGCAGTGCTCCACGCGCTGCTGAGGCCGAAGCGGAAGGGCAGGGACTTTATATTAATAGCCCTCATTGCCCTGTTTACAGTGGTCGTCGCGTTGAGAATCGTGGAGGTGCTCGGCTTATGAGGACTCTCCTCCCCTTCCTCCTCTCTCTCATGGTGGCTGCAGCAACTTCTCCCCTCGCTCAACCGTACCCTCGCCACGTAAACCCCGACGAGGTAACCCCCTCAGTGGACGTCTTAAAGCTCACTCAGATTTACGCTGAGCTTGCCAGCATGCTCCGCAGCGAGAACTTCACCGGCTACCTTCAGCTGGGCCGGTACCTCCTCGAGCTTCAAGCGCCAGGCGATGTGGCGTTCATCATCTCGCGCTTTCACGAGCTTTCGCTCCAACAGGGGCTTCTGCTCAACTCCACCAGAGAGGCTTTGAGGGAGGCGGAGTCACACCTCCGCTTCGGCGACTTCGAGGGCGCTTTAGAGCTGCTCGGCGAGGCTCTGCGCACACTAACCCGAGTCAACGCCACTTACGTAAGCCTAGCTGACGCAGCGGAAGCTGTGCAGCGCAGAGTGAAGGCGGCGCCCGGGCCCCTCCTAGAGGCTGTCCGCCTCCTCGCTTCATCCTACTACTTGAGAGCAGCTGAGCTCAACGAGTCACTCCACACCAGCTTGATTAGAACGCGCTTAACGCTAAAGTCCACGACGGGTAGCGCGTGGGTGGGGAGCACAGCTCTCTTTTATGGTACGCTTGAAACAGAGGGCGGCGACCCCCTCCCCCAGCGGGAAGTCACCTTGCTCTGCGACGGGAGAGTCTGCGGGCGCGCGCTCACGGATAGCAGCGGCACCTACTACGCGACGGTCAGCGTGCCCTACGTTTACGTCAGCTCCATGGTCCTAGTCGCCCTGTACGAGCCTTCAGGCCCCGATGCTCGCGTGTACAGGCCGTCGGTCTCCGAGCCTTTCACGCTCAACCTCACATTCTTCACGCCGCGAGTCAACGTCACAGTTACCCCGAGCGTGGTGACGCCTGGGTCGCGGGTTAGGGTTGAGGCCGAATCAAGCCTCCGCGACGCGAGCTTCGTGCTCTACGGCCTGGGCCAGCAGCTCCTAGCGGGAACCTCGGAGGGGAGGGCCCTCTGGGAGGTCGAGGTTCCGGGTGAGGCTCGGGAGGGGGCTCACGCGATTAAGGTCTGCACCGTGCCTCGAGGCGTGTACGGGCCTGGATGCGGGAGCGCGGAGCTCGTTGTCAAGAAGCTGGCTCTCTACGTCAACCTGGAGGTGCCGAGCATTCTGCTCGCTATGGTTCCTTTCACAGTCAAGGTGAGCGTGCTCGGCGAGGGCGGCGGGCTGCCCGACGCGTTCGACGTCCACGTAGCAATCCCGGAGGGGGGCTTAGCCGTCGAGAAGAGCTACCCCGCGCCTCAAACCCCCATCGCGCTCGAGGCCACGCTTCCCCCCCTCGTCCCAGGCGGCAAGGCGAAGCTCACCGTCACCGTGACTTCCCACGACCCCGCCTACTCGAGCGGGAGCGCTGAAGCGGAGATACTCATCGTCAACCCCCTACTCATAGCGGTCTCGGCCCTCTTGGCTGGCAGCG
It encodes the following:
- a CDS encoding DUF1616 domain-containing protein produces the protein MKEGKLWNLVQERARSRGLLNACLDLYKAWAEGELALEDPSPPLTLPEYLVRPDYSLWLWTLLSLATLTAVVVWVTENGFAPLLPLRYVLGSIAVLFLPGYSLVEALYPKAGDLEPLERLALSIGLSLALVPLVGLVLNYTPFGIRLWPVVASLEGLTVALALTAAYRKLVYLRLEARVIAGG
- a CDS encoding DUF1616 domain-containing protein, encoding MVLDDEVLAVLAAIVTVACVIAVALTLPRSSEPFLALGLLGERGKIGDYPSRVLVGEPVKLHIFVMNHLGKAALLKVVAKLGSRGSLPTNSTPLEAPPLWEYELVLGHGENATIPVQLALEKEGVNVALVFELWMYNTTSGSWVYTGRWNHLYINVTKAGGV